A single genomic interval of Cervus elaphus chromosome 19, mCerEla1.1, whole genome shotgun sequence harbors:
- the LOC122675797 gene encoding calmodulin-alpha-like — protein MADQLTEEQIAEFKEAFSLFDKDGDGTITTKELGTVMRSLGQNPTEAELQDMINEVDADGNGTIDFPEFLTMMARKMKDTDSEEEIREAFRVFDKDGNGYISAAELCHVMTNLGEKLTDEEVDEMIREADIDGDGQVNYEEFVQMMRAK, from the coding sequence ATGGCTGACCAACTGACTGAAGAGCAGATTGCAGAATTCAAAGAAGCTTTTTCACTATTTGACAAGGATGGTGATGGAACTATAACAACAAAGGAATTGGGAACTGTAATGAGGTCTCTTGGGCAGAATCCCACAGAAGCAGAGTTACAGGACATGATCAACGAAGTAGATGCTGATGGTAATGGCACAATTGACTTCCCGGAATTTCTGACAATGAtggcaagaaaaatgaaagacacagacagtgaagaagaaattAGAGAAGCATTCCGTGTGTTTGATAAGGATGGTAATGGCTATATTAGTGCAGCAGAGCTCTGCCATGTGATGACAAACCTTGGAGAGAAGTTAACAGATGAAGAGGTTGATGAAATGATCAGGGAAGCAGATATTGATGGTGATGGTCAAGTAAACTATGAAGAGTTTGTACAAATGATGAGAGCAAAGTGA